The Abditibacteriaceae bacterium sequence AGTGCATTGTTGGCTTCGATTGTCACGTTTACTCCAACGCCGCCATCTTTGGCGGTACAATAGTCTCACCGCATAAGAAGTAACTCAGCGGAGTACGGTCGAATTCGACCGTACTCCTTGAAATCATTACAGAGAGCGGTTCGTCTCATGCTGAAACTTTTGCACGAAATCGGTCGCAGTGTCGCCGTGCTGGATGAGAACGCCTTGCTCTTCGTTCTGCGCTACGGCGAGGGCTGGCCGCGTCCGCATTTCCACCCGATTTACGCGCCGCATTCTTCGCGTGTCGTCACTCTGCACGCGCCTCACGACTGGGTTCATCATCGCGGCATGATGTGGGCTTTTGGCCGCGTCACGCCGGTCGCGCACCCCGACGATTGGGTCGATTTCTGGAACGAACGCGAATGCACGCGTGACGCCGATGGACGCAAAGTCTGGCCCAAACCGTTGCCTGCCAAGCGGCGTGGAATCGTGCGCCATCTTGCCTTTGATGTGTTGCAACCGGGCCGCGAATGCGCCCGTATTTGTGCTCAACACGAATGGCGTCGCGCTTCCGACGACGCGGTTTATTTCAAATCGGAAATGCAGGTAACGGCGTTTCCGTCGCGCGATGATGGCTGGTATTTCGACTTGGAACTGTCGCTTCATGCGCACGAAGCGATGCGGTTGGAAAACGAAGCGACTCTCGAAGACCCGTGCCTGGAAGATAACGATTATGGCGGCGTGCCGTTTGGCCTTGCGTGCCAGTTTGCGCGCGAGCTTGGCGGCGGTGTGCTCTTGAATTCTCAGGGTTGCCGCGCCGATGCGTGCGTTCACGGCCCCGCACGCTGGTGCGACTTTT is a genomic window containing:
- a CDS encoding DUF6807 family protein is translated as MLKLLHEIGRSVAVLDENALLFVLRYGEGWPRPHFHPIYAPHSSRVVTLHAPHDWVHHRGMMWAFGRVTPVAHPDDWVDFWNERECTRDADGRKVWPKPLPAKRRGIVRHLAFDVLQPGRECARICAQHEWRRASDDAVYFKSEMQVTAFPSRDDGWYFDLELSLHAHEAMRLENEATLEDPCLEDNDYGGVPFGLACQFARELGGGVLLNSQGCRADACVHGPARWCDFSNPVDDNDTELHAEDTGIRWVGAAILDHPDNPAHPTPFFALKRDAFLSAAPLSGGPLTIEADETVRWKYRVFVHDGRGDAARLDALWNEFTQ